In the Ilumatobacteraceae bacterium genome, one interval contains:
- a CDS encoding AMP-binding protein: MPLRTRLQAGGALAKMMLTPFERPDRLPRSLRAMAPWGSSMAGLVAGAAARYPDRIGIVDETSSTTYRELWRRSQAIAAELRSLGIEHGSRVGLLARNRLGFVEAMTAVDALGADLVLLNTGFAGPQLADVVESEGIEAIVHDDEFTDAVASCGARLTIDENALEDMTRSGTVAPPEHAGRVIILTSGTTGRPKGAARSNDEGDLEAVAAVIERIPLRLGDTQVVAAPMFHSWGLSHLLLGLARSATNVVARRFDPERTLAAVAAHRARVLVVVPVMMSRILDLDPAVLRRHATPDLRVIASSGSAIGSGLVTRITDHFGPVLYNLYGSTEVAVATIATPDDLSIDPGTAGRVVLGSRVEILDVDGAPLPDGEVGRIFVGSAMPFGGYTNGGDKERVRGLLSSGDMGRFHDGLLFVEGRDDDMIVSGGENVFPAEVEELLRAHPAIADAAVIGADDDEFGQALAAFVVTEPDAELTASQVRDHVRGHLARHKVPRTVAFIDELPRNATGKLLRRELDV; the protein is encoded by the coding sequence ATGCCGCTGCGTACCAGACTCCAGGCGGGCGGTGCACTCGCCAAGATGATGCTCACGCCGTTCGAGCGCCCCGACCGGCTGCCGCGGTCGCTCAGGGCGATGGCGCCGTGGGGTTCGTCGATGGCCGGTCTCGTGGCCGGAGCGGCCGCTCGATACCCCGACCGGATCGGCATCGTCGATGAGACCTCGTCGACCACCTATCGCGAGCTCTGGCGCCGATCGCAGGCGATCGCGGCCGAACTCCGGTCGCTCGGCATCGAGCACGGATCCCGCGTCGGGTTGCTGGCCCGCAACCGGCTCGGATTCGTCGAGGCGATGACGGCGGTCGATGCACTCGGGGCCGATCTGGTGCTGCTCAACACCGGTTTCGCCGGCCCGCAGTTGGCCGACGTGGTCGAGTCGGAGGGCATCGAGGCGATCGTCCACGACGACGAGTTCACCGATGCCGTCGCGAGCTGCGGTGCACGGCTCACGATCGACGAGAACGCGCTGGAGGACATGACCCGATCGGGAACGGTCGCACCGCCCGAGCACGCCGGCCGAGTGATCATCCTGACCTCCGGGACCACCGGCCGCCCCAAAGGAGCAGCCCGAAGCAACGACGAGGGAGATCTCGAAGCCGTCGCCGCCGTCATCGAACGGATCCCGCTGCGGCTCGGTGACACGCAGGTCGTGGCGGCGCCGATGTTCCACTCGTGGGGGCTGAGCCACCTGCTGCTCGGGCTCGCCCGCAGTGCCACGAACGTCGTCGCCCGCCGCTTCGATCCCGAGCGAACGCTCGCCGCCGTCGCCGCTCATCGGGCCCGCGTGCTGGTCGTGGTGCCGGTGATGATGTCACGCATCCTCGACCTCGACCCCGCTGTGCTGCGCCGCCACGCCACACCGGATCTCCGCGTCATCGCGTCGAGCGGCTCGGCCATCGGGAGCGGCCTCGTAACGCGCATCACCGACCACTTCGGTCCGGTGCTCTACAACCTGTACGGCTCGACCGAGGTGGCCGTCGCCACGATCGCGACGCCGGACGACCTGAGCATCGATCCCGGCACGGCCGGGCGGGTCGTGCTCGGCAGCCGTGTCGAGATCCTCGATGTCGACGGTGCGCCGCTCCCGGACGGCGAGGTCGGGCGGATCTTCGTCGGCAGCGCGATGCCGTTCGGTGGCTACACCAACGGCGGCGACAAGGAACGGGTTCGCGGCCTGCTCTCGTCCGGCGACATGGGCCGCTTCCACGACGGACTGCTGTTCGTCGAAGGCCGCGACGACGACATGATCGTGTCGGGCGGAGAAAACGTCTTCCCGGCCGAGGTCGAAGAACTCCTCCGAGCCCATCCGGCCATCGCCGATGCGGCCGTCATCGGCGCCGACGACGACGAGTTCGGGCAGGCACTCGCCGCCTTCGTCGTCACGGAACCCGACGCCGAGCTCACGGCGAGCCAGGTCCGCGACCATGTCAGGGGCCACCTCGCCCGTCACAAGGTGCCGCGCACCGTCGCGTTCATCGACGAACTGCCACGCAACGCGACGGGCAAGCTGCTCCGCCGCGAACTCGACGTGTGA
- a CDS encoding aldo/keto reductase, translating into MAIPNDKMEYRRLGNTGMKVSVLGFGSWVTFDTQLDNDLALECMQAAHDAGCNFFDNAEAYAAGRSETIMGEVLRELAWPRWSYVVTTKLYWGIHDDDPNMRNTLNRKYLRQAMEASLERFGLDYVDVVYCHRADPDTPMEETVWTMSEMVSNGQANYWGTSEWNADEIRHAIDIAERHHLHKPVTEQSQYNLLERDKVEREYARLHAETGYGNTIWSPLASGLLTGKYQDGIPADSRASLDGYGWLGDRMSDEEALARIERLRPIADRLDCSMAQLALAWCTKHPMVSSVITGASRPSQVVENMEALDVIPALTDEIAEEMVAAIG; encoded by the coding sequence ATGGCGATTCCCAACGACAAGATGGAATACCGACGGCTCGGCAACACGGGCATGAAGGTGAGCGTGCTCGGATTCGGCAGTTGGGTCACCTTCGACACCCAACTCGACAACGACCTGGCGCTCGAGTGCATGCAGGCAGCGCACGATGCCGGCTGCAACTTCTTCGACAACGCCGAGGCGTACGCCGCCGGGCGCAGCGAGACGATCATGGGCGAGGTCCTGCGTGAACTCGCATGGCCGCGCTGGTCCTACGTCGTCACCACCAAGCTCTACTGGGGCATCCACGACGACGACCCGAACATGCGCAACACCCTCAATCGCAAGTACCTCCGTCAGGCGATGGAGGCCTCGCTCGAGCGGTTCGGCCTCGACTACGTCGACGTCGTCTACTGCCACCGTGCCGACCCCGACACGCCGATGGAGGAGACCGTCTGGACGATGAGCGAGATGGTGTCGAACGGGCAGGCCAACTACTGGGGCACCAGCGAGTGGAACGCCGACGAGATCCGCCACGCCATCGACATCGCCGAGCGGCACCATCTCCACAAGCCGGTGACCGAGCAGAGTCAGTACAACCTGCTCGAGCGCGACAAGGTCGAGCGCGAGTACGCACGCCTGCACGCCGAGACCGGCTACGGCAACACGATCTGGAGCCCGCTCGCGTCGGGGCTGCTGACCGGCAAGTACCAAGACGGCATCCCCGCCGACTCGCGCGCCTCGCTCGACGGCTACGGCTGGCTCGGCGACCGGATGAGCGACGAGGAGGCGCTCGCTCGCATCGAGCGGTTGCGCCCGATCGCCGATCGGCTCGACTGTTCGATGGCGCAGCTCGCCTTGGCGTGGTGCACCAAGCACCCGATGGTGTCGTCCGTGATCACCGGTGCGAGCCGCCCGAGCCAGGTCGTCGAGAACATGGAAGCACTCGACGTGATCCCGGCGCTGACCGACGAGATCGCGGAGGAGATGGTCGCCGCCATCGGCTGA